From the genome of Spirochaeta lutea:
CGGGGATATGCCCCCGGCGAAACTCCCCCGGGGTCCGAACATCAACAACAGTCGAATCACCCTGCTCTAATAACCCTAAAAAATCCTGAATACCCTGTGTAATCCATGCCATACTACCGGGCATTGTATCATAGCTTCGCCCCGGATTCCTCAGAACCACCAGGAAAGCTCATGGTACTCAAGGGACTTCGCACCCCCCGCTTATTCCGTGCCGCCACATGGGTATAGACCATGGTGGTTTGGACGTTGTTATGCCCCAGAAGCTCCTGAATAGTCCGAATATCGTAGCCGTCCTCCACAAGATGGGTAGCAAAACTATGCCTCAGGGTATGTACCGAGGCGTGTTTGACCAAACCCAGCCGCCCCACCGCCCCATGCACCTGCTTTTGAATAACCGAGGGATGCAAATGCCACCGCACCAGCTTCCCGGTGACCGGATCGCCGCAAACCCGGGTCGATGGAAACACCCAGAACCACCCCCATTCCAACCCCAGTGCCGGGTACTTCCGTCCCAATGCCCCGGGAAGCGGCACCCCCGGGCCGCCAGTCTTCCTATCCCGCTCCCAGCGTTGCCTCACACTCTCCAAATGGTTATTCATTGGACCATGCAATCCCCGGGGGAACAGGGTGATCCGATCCTTATCTCCCTTCCCGGACCGTACCGTGACCAATTCATCCTCAAAATTGAGATCCTGTACCCGCAGACTCAAACACTCCTCCAAGCGTAGTCCCCCGGCATATAACACCCCCGCCACCAAACGGTACACCCCATCCAGTTCCTCCAGCAACCTGCCCACCTCCTCCCTGGTGAGTACCACGGGAAGCCTCGGTTTTCGCTTCGCCCGGACCACCGAAAAAAGACCATCCAACTGAATCCCTAACAAGTCCCTCACAAACACCAATAGGGCATTAAGAGCCTGCTCCTGGGTAGAGGCGCTCACCTTGCGTTCCACCGCAAGCCACCCCAAGAATGCCCGTACATCCTCGGGTTCTATCACCCTTGTCCCCAACTCTTCCCAGGCTTTCCGGTCTCTCCCACCTGCCCCGCCCCCCAAGGCTCCAGGCCCCGG
Proteins encoded in this window:
- a CDS encoding integron integrase; the encoded protein is MKSIAFSDYLGRVVGMKPHKVGWAIKWVELFERWYGQVEGGQREEKFQAFEGWLRRNKDDFAVGEALQAVRYYWLYLDSGKSGNSQLNQGQANHPKTRNKTGAGVSQQSVEAIKPGSRTGSSGGDGDQGAGVWQGFCFWAGTEVKQILRLRHRSIKTEKTYMGWVERFMWFLEHRREVKVRCWRIVGAAGVNGTSWSTGAATGGAGGNGMLGTLDSGAVRKGGPKSLVPGPGALGGGAGGRDRKAWEELGTRVIEPEDVRAFLGWLAVERKVSASTQEQALNALLVFVRDLLGIQLDGLFSVVRAKRKPRLPVVLTREEVGRLLEELDGVYRLVAGVLYAGGLRLEECLSLRVQDLNFEDELVTVRSGKGDKDRITLFPRGLHGPMNNHLESVRQRWERDRKTGGPGVPLPGALGRKYPALGLEWGWFWVFPSTRVCGDPVTGKLVRWHLHPSVIQKQVHGAVGRLGLVKHASVHTLRHSFATHLVEDGYDIRTIQELLGHNNVQTTMVYTHVAARNKRGVRSPLSTMSFPGGSEESGAKL